The Bacteroidota bacterium genomic sequence AAACGACTAACTGTTCCATCGTTGCAAAATCTCTGATATTACCTTTTTCAAAAGAATTTTCTTCTCTCCACTGTTTTGCAGTTTTTCCGAAAAGTGCAAGATTTAACAAGTCCGCTTCATCGGCATAAATAAAGCGTTGTTTCAATTTTGATAATTCAACAGGGATTAGATGCTCTTTAATTGCATCGGTATGAACCCGGTAATTTAGTTTAGCAATAGTTCGTGAGACATTCCATTCTAACTTGTTTTTATCGCTTTCTTCTGTTTTTAATCTTTGAAACTCCTTAAGGAGGTAAAATTTAAATTCAACAGAAACCCAAGAAGCAAACTCCAAAGCAATATCAATATGAGCAAAAGTTCCACCATAACGTCCTGATTTTGACTGCAGCCCGATTGCATTAGTGCTTTCTGTCCATTTTTTTGGAGATAATACGAAATGGTTATATCCTGCTTCTGTTTTAAACTGGTCGAATTCGACCAGTTTAAAATTTTCATTATTCAGTTGTTCCCATAAGCCGAGTAGTTCAATTGTATTTTTGTTTCGCAACCAGTTTTTAATAACATCGGCAGGTGCTTCCGGATTCTTATATCTAGCAATATCAGTAATAGAAATATAGTCGTTATCTTTTTTACTGATAACCGACACTTCTGTTCCTTTTATTTCTACTTTTTTGCTTTTCATGTTAAATTGTTATTCTCCACAACTTTGTCTGTGTAATTTAAGCCGGGAACAAATAAATATTTTGTTATCTCTGTTTAAAATACCCCAACAACTGTTTCACATACGACTGGTCCACTCTGTTTTCAATAACTCCCGAACCGCTTCGTGAGAATGAATTTTTGAAATAGTTAACTCTCTTTTTATAATAAATTGCGAAATTTTTCCTTACTGATTTTGAAGAGGTATTTACATGAAAAGACTCTCCGCTTTCGGGGTCTTTTACCCTAATCATACCCAGATTTGGAATTTCCTCCTCGGCTTTATCGTATACTCTTATTCCTGTGAAATCATGTTTTTTACCTGCAATTTTCAATGTTTGCTGGTAATCATCGTCCATAAAATCGGAAAGCATAAAAACAATGGCTTTCTTTTTCTGAATATTTGCCAGATACTTTAGAGCTCCGGCAATATCTGTTTTCAGACTCTTTGGTTTAAATTCTATTAATTCTCTGATAATCCTCAATACATGGGTACGTCCTTTTCCGGGAGGGATAAAAAGCTCAATTTCATCAGAAAATAGTATCAACCCGATTTTATCATTATTTTGAGTGGCTGAAAAAGCTAAAGTTGCTGAAATTTCTGTGATTGTATCTTTTTTAAATTGAGAAACAGTACCGAACAGTTCCGAACCACTCACGTCGACCATCAACATCATTGTCAGCTCCCTTTCCTCTTCAAAAATCTTTACATGTGGTTCATTGAGTTTAGCCGTAACATTCCAGTCGATATTTCTTACATCATCACCAAACTGGTATTTTCGCACTTCCGAAAAAGTCATACCACGGCCTTTAAAGGAAGAATGATATTCTCCCGAAAATATATGGTCGGATAAGCGCCGAGTTTTTATCTCGATTTTTCTAACTTTCTTTAATAAGTCTCTAGTTTCCAAATAAAACAACTATTGAATTAAACTAATGCAATATTTTTTCTTTGCGGTTTAGCGTGAAACTCAAAATAATTTACGGCACCTCAACCGCATTAAGTATCTTATTCACCAGGTCTTCAGAAGTGATGTTTTCAGCTTCAGCTTCATAAGTAATCCCAATTCTGTGACGCAGTACATCCATAGCTACGGCTCTAACATCTTCGGGGATAACATATCCTCTTCGACGAATGAAAGCGTAAACCTTGGCTGCAGTTGCCAGATTTATACTGGCCCGGGGAGAAGCTCCGAATGTTATTAAAGGTTTTAGTTCAGCAAGTCTGTAATCTTCAGGATATCTTGTTGCAAAAACTATATCGAGGATATATTTTTCGATTTTTTCATCCATGTAAACTTCCTCTACAGTCTTTCTGGCTTTAATAATTTCATCTATCGATACAACTGCTTTAATCTCCTGATTATTACCCATCATATTCTGACGCATAATCAAACGTTCATCTTCAAGTTTGGGATAGTCGATAACAGTTTTTAACA encodes the following:
- a CDS encoding DUF58 domain-containing protein — encoded protein: METRDLLKKVRKIEIKTRRLSDHIFSGEYHSSFKGRGMTFSEVRKYQFGDDVRNIDWNVTAKLNEPHVKIFEEERELTMMLMVDVSGSELFGTVSQFKKDTITEISATLAFSATQNNDKIGLILFSDEIELFIPPGKGRTHVLRIIRELIEFKPKSLKTDIAGALKYLANIQKKKAIVFMLSDFMDDDYQQTLKIAGKKHDFTGIRVYDKAEEEIPNLGMIRVKDPESGESFHVNTSSKSVRKNFAIYYKKRVNYFKNSFSRSGSGVIENRVDQSYVKQLLGYFKQR
- a CDS encoding KilA-N domain-containing protein, with translation MKSKKVEIKGTEVSVISKKDNDYISITDIARYKNPEAPADVIKNWLRNKNTIELLGLWEQLNNENFKLVEFDQFKTEAGYNHFVLSPKKWTESTNAIGLQSKSGRYGGTFAHIDIALEFASWVSVEFKFYLLKEFQRLKTEESDKNKLEWNVSRTIAKLNYRVHTDAIKEHLIPVELSKLKQRFIYADEADLLNLALFGKTAKQWREENSFEKGNIRDFATMEQLVVLANIESFNSELIKEGEEPEDRLEKLNKVAISQMKIMIENKNIKKLK